One Tumebacillus sp. BK434 genomic window carries:
- a CDS encoding rhomboid family intramembrane serine protease, whose translation METPDRALARQTSLLYQMARKLIEHDDFSILPQVPQAEQETFTDGGIRPLVLVRRKWNTAQVVRLLPADRIGTGQIEQMLVQEALYLREAKRQNGVRKMYSLTFFIFTHWRSDDNLNAIARTGAYAGMGKTTGAVAVGVDLARGVTGPAPWGPAGEDIGLTGLAELVKSYAAEEEGTAADEPEQTWRSQDELLEELLVLSQAKREEVAETLKPNQKTPAVTAIIAFTILVWLVGMQYPDTVLGLFLLIPEAVRMGEWWRLLSSVFLHYELTHIMFNMVTLYFFGRIAERIFGMPRFFVIYVLAGIAGSLLSVAFSPHNSLGASGAVFGLFGALLAFGQFNRKAFAMTIGTSVYALLAINLIFGFIMPNVNNFAHIGGLIGGFLTAMALGVPNTPNTKRWLFALLYTAYAALAFWIGQETPFR comes from the coding sequence GTGGAGACTCCGGATCGAGCATTGGCTCGTCAGACTTCCTTGTTGTACCAGATGGCACGGAAGCTGATCGAACATGATGATTTTTCTATTCTGCCACAAGTGCCCCAAGCGGAGCAAGAAACATTCACAGACGGCGGGATTCGTCCGCTGGTGCTGGTGCGCCGCAAATGGAACACGGCGCAAGTCGTGCGCCTCTTGCCGGCCGACCGGATCGGCACCGGACAGATCGAGCAGATGCTGGTGCAGGAAGCGTTGTACCTGCGCGAGGCCAAACGGCAAAACGGTGTGCGCAAGATGTACTCGCTGACGTTTTTTATCTTTACCCACTGGCGCTCCGATGACAATCTGAACGCCATCGCCCGCACCGGCGCCTATGCCGGTATGGGCAAGACGACCGGCGCGGTCGCCGTCGGTGTCGATCTGGCGCGCGGCGTGACCGGCCCGGCGCCTTGGGGGCCGGCCGGGGAAGACATCGGGCTCACTGGGCTTGCCGAACTGGTCAAAAGCTATGCGGCCGAGGAAGAGGGCACAGCTGCAGACGAGCCGGAACAAACCTGGCGATCGCAGGACGAGCTGTTGGAAGAGCTGCTGGTGCTATCGCAGGCCAAACGGGAGGAAGTGGCGGAGACGCTCAAGCCGAACCAAAAGACGCCGGCTGTCACTGCGATCATCGCCTTCACCATCCTCGTCTGGCTGGTGGGCATGCAGTATCCGGATACCGTGCTCGGGCTGTTTCTGTTGATCCCGGAAGCGGTGCGGATGGGGGAATGGTGGCGGCTGTTGTCGTCGGTGTTCCTGCACTATGAGCTGACCCACATCATGTTTAACATGGTCACTTTGTACTTTTTTGGCCGCATCGCCGAGCGCATCTTCGGCATGCCGCGCTTTTTCGTCATCTACGTGCTGGCCGGCATCGCGGGCAGCCTGCTGTCGGTGGCGTTCAGCCCGCACAATTCGCTTGGCGCTTCGGGCGCGGTGTTTGGCCTGTTTGGCGCGCTGCTCGCCTTTGGTCAGTTCAACCGCAAGGCGTTTGCGATGACGATCGGCACGTCGGTGTACGCCCTGTTGGCGATCAACCTGATCTTCGGCTTCATCATGCCTAACGTCAACAACTTCGCCCACATCGGTGGTTTGATCGGCGGCTTTTTGACCGCGATGGCGCTTGGCGTTCCAAACACCCCGAATACTAAACGCTGGCTGTTTGCGCTGCTCTATACGGCCTATGCCGCGCTTGCTTTCTGGATCGGACAAGAGACCCCTTTTCGCTAA